In Perca fluviatilis chromosome 14, GENO_Pfluv_1.0, whole genome shotgun sequence, a genomic segment contains:
- the LOC120572390 gene encoding uncharacterized protein LOC120572390: protein MKLASITALLCTFSLISVCVSEFHTVELQPAEQVTLMCSNFSSSTGHMFWFRLDSRPNISRISSMQSSDSNASLYNGFQNGKFNMTSNTATLFLNITHVDLADSGLYFCGFYLDGKPVIVSATYLKVQEVFDGITSLTSVILLGLILFLVPVVIGLVVKISKLSTAQKEGQTPQRSENLDSDALNYAALSFDPEARSSRKPESENQLESNVVYAATR, encoded by the exons ATGAAGCTCGCCTCGATAACAGCTTTGCTCTGCACCTTCA GTTtgatctctgtctgtgtttctgagtTCCACACTGTGGAGCTCCAGCCTGCTGAACAAGTCACACTGATGTGCTCCAACTTCAGCAGCTCTACCGGGCACATGTTCTGGTTCAGACTGGACAGCAGACCCAACATCAGCCGTATCTCCTCTATGCAGAGCTCTGATTCAAATGCTTCACTCTACAATGGATTTCAAAATGGAAAATTTAACATGACATCCAACACCGCTACCCTCTTCCTCAACATCACCCATGTGGATTTAGCTGACTCTGGACTGTATTTCTGTGGATTTTACTTAGATGGAAAGCCAGTAATTGTTAGTGCAACATATCTAAAGGTTCAAG AAGTGTTTGATGGAATAACGAGCCTGACCAGTGTGATCCTCCTTGGTCTGATTCTTTTCCTCGTTCCAGTCGTCATTGGTCTGGTTGTCAAAATCAGCAAACTTAGCACAG CTCAGAAAGAGGGACAGACTCCACAACGCAGCGAG aacCTGGACTCTGATGCCCTGAACTATGCAGCGCTCAGTTTCGATCCAGAAGCAAGAAGCAGCAGAAAGCCTGAATCAGAGAACCAGCTGGAGTCAAATGTTGTGTATGCTGCCACCAGATAG